From Loxodonta africana isolate mLoxAfr1 chromosome 2, mLoxAfr1.hap2, whole genome shotgun sequence, the proteins below share one genomic window:
- the LOC100657690 gene encoding olfactory receptor 2AJ1-like — protein MMGFENQTSGSHLILLGLFPSSQKSLAFFFFICIIFVMTVTENIVMILLIHRDLRLHTPMYFLLSHLSFMDILHISNIVPKMIVDFLTGNRTISFTGCGFQVFLSLTLLGSECLLLAAMSYDRYVAICHPLHYPILMNEHISILMAGGSWLVGTINSTVHTAYILHFPICGSRAIDHFFCEIPAMLKLSCVDTSHYEGGVHVSGIIFLVIPFSMIFASYVQVLLTVLQMKSTKAQKKSFSTCFFHMIVVMMYYGPFIFTYMRPKSYHTPGQDKFLAIFYTILTPTLNPIIYSFRNKDVLAAMKTMIESNFLPKR, from the coding sequence ATGATGGGATTTGAGAATCAAACTTCCGGCAGTCACTTGATTCTCTTGGGACTGTTCCCTTCTTCCCAAAAAAGTCTGGCGTTCTTCTTCTTTATATGTATCATTTTTGTTATGACTGTAACAGAAAACATAGTCATGATCCTCCTTATCCACAGGGACTTACGACTCCATACTCCTATGTATTTCCTGCTCAGTCATCTCTCTTTCATGGACATCTTGCATATTTCTAACATTGTTCCTAAAATGATTGTTGACTTTCTGACAGGCAACAGAACAATTTCATTCACAGGTTGTGGTTTCCAGGTATTTCTCTCCCTCACTCTCCTGGGTAGTGAGTGCCTTCTCCTGGCAGCAATGTCCTATGATCGCTATGTAGCCATCTGTCACCCACTACATTATCCCATTCTTATGAATGAGCATATCAGCATTCTCATGGCTGGTGGGTCCTGGCTTGTGGGGACAATCAACTCCACAGTTCACACAGCTTACATCCTCCACTTTCCCATCTGTGGTTCAAGGGCTATCGATCACTTTTTTTGTGAAATCCCAGCCATGTTGAAGTTGTCCTGTGTAGACACATCACACTATGAAGGAGGTGTTCATGTAAGTGGTATCATCTTCCTGGTAATCCCTTTTTCTATGATCTTTGCTTCTTATGTCCAAGTTCTCCTTACCGTCCTCCAAATGAAATCaacaaaagcacagaaaaagtCATTTTCTACCTGTTTCTTCCACATGATTGTAGTCATGATGTACTATGGGCCATTTATTTTcacgtatatgagaccaaagtCCTACCACACTCCAGGTCAGGATAAGTTCTTAGCAATATTCTATACCATCCTCACACCTACGCTGAACCCTATCATCTACAGCTTTAGAAATAAAGATGTTCTGGCAGCAATGAAAACTATGATTGAAAGTAACTTTCTGCCTAaaagatga